A single genomic interval of Cellvibrio sp. PSBB023 harbors:
- the tagH gene encoding type VI secretion system-associated FHA domain protein TagH, with amino-acid sequence MALQVTLVKTPGGVSLSRTSHLFDEQGGTFGRADTNSWKLPDPDKFLSSCHCEILWLSDAYYLLDRSTNGTFLNGSPEPIGRGVKSRIGHGDIFDIGDYSFSVSITEKASATSPFEDQALFSSHPATTIFDNAIGHRPIPEQSPIFEQPLDPLSMWDKAANARKPHMPFPDHTPAIVSTSIDDIFGGGPKYSSPHFASIDMSQNMDQAVTWPDATRENLIPEDWEDDFSGLGTRLNGQPAEPSINTGSFQTPPTKPLTEVVIPTPRRDRQPLAERLTELESVSPIAPSPLPAANPFVAPPAPVSTDLVKASSAMTTVHHTATTQPDCAFIQAIGLDSSRLTEAEITEIATMSGQLMREIVEGMMGVLRSRTSIKNEFRMNVTTIQPVENNPLKFSVSVDDALENMFLKKSNAYKKPVDAFKEGFQEIAEHQVAMIGGIRQGFERMMERFNPENLEKSFTKQGRGGVIPGMQKAKYWSSYTDYYAGFTDNMESSFQHLFGSDFVSAYEDQLRRLAAARKKDKQ; translated from the coding sequence ATGGCGTTACAGGTTACGTTAGTGAAAACACCGGGAGGCGTTTCCCTATCCAGAACTAGTCATTTATTTGATGAGCAGGGAGGCACCTTTGGCAGGGCCGACACGAATAGTTGGAAGCTACCAGACCCTGATAAATTCTTATCCTCTTGTCACTGTGAAATTTTGTGGCTATCAGACGCTTATTATTTGCTGGATAGAAGTACGAATGGCACATTTCTCAACGGTTCACCTGAACCTATTGGTCGCGGAGTAAAATCCCGTATAGGTCACGGCGATATTTTTGACATCGGCGATTATAGTTTTTCTGTATCCATCACTGAAAAGGCAAGTGCGACGTCACCTTTTGAAGATCAAGCACTTTTTTCCAGTCACCCTGCGACTACTATTTTTGATAATGCAATTGGCCATCGACCAATTCCAGAACAGTCTCCGATTTTTGAACAACCACTTGATCCGTTGTCCATGTGGGATAAAGCAGCAAATGCCCGCAAGCCTCACATGCCATTTCCCGACCATACTCCAGCGATTGTCAGTACATCAATAGATGATATTTTTGGTGGCGGGCCCAAGTATTCATCACCACACTTTGCATCCATCGATATGTCGCAGAATATGGATCAAGCTGTTACCTGGCCTGATGCAACACGGGAAAATTTAATACCCGAAGACTGGGAAGATGACTTTTCCGGCTTGGGCACAAGATTAAATGGGCAACCTGCAGAGCCTTCAATAAATACAGGTTCTTTTCAAACTCCACCGACTAAACCCTTAACAGAGGTGGTCATACCAACGCCACGTCGCGATCGCCAGCCACTTGCAGAACGCTTGACTGAACTGGAATCCGTATCTCCCATCGCACCGTCACCCTTGCCTGCAGCCAATCCATTTGTTGCACCACCGGCTCCAGTGTCAACAGATCTTGTCAAAGCATCCTCTGCAATGACCACCGTACACCATACGGCAACCACGCAACCAGACTGTGCGTTTATTCAGGCAATAGGACTGGATTCCTCGCGCCTCACAGAGGCTGAAATTACTGAAATTGCAACAATGAGCGGCCAGTTAATGCGCGAAATTGTCGAGGGAATGATGGGTGTTCTGCGCTCGCGTACCAGTATTAAAAATGAATTTCGTATGAATGTGACGACAATTCAGCCCGTGGAAAATAACCCACTCAAGTTTTCAGTCAGTGTTGACGATGCCTTGGAAAATATGTTTTTAAAAAAATCCAATGCTTACAAAAAACCTGTTGACGCCTTTAAGGAAGGGTTTCAAGAAATTGCAGAACATCAGGTTGCCATGATTGGCGGTATACGTCAGGGATTTGAACGGATGATGGAGCGGTTTAATCCGGAAAATTTGGAGAAAAGCTTTACCAAGCAAGGTCGCGGCGGCGTTATTCCCGGCATGCAAAAAGCAAAATATTGGAGCAGTTACACCGATTATTACGCTGGATTCACCGACAACATGGAATCCTCATTTCAACACTTATTTGGCAGTGACTTTGTCAGTGCCTATGAAGACCAGCTGCGTCGCCTTGCCGCTGCCCGAAAAAAGGATAAACAATAA
- the tssC gene encoding type VI secretion system contractile sheath large subunit, whose protein sequence is MSNKEQLEGLQAEAQIAELSFLEQAISATKQTSRDETEELLRTLTSEAMKGTVKWDKNLSVTINAAIKAIDEAMSKQLAAVMHSEKFQKLEGSWRGLNYLVSNSETSTQLKIRMLNITKKELGKDLEKAVEFDQSQIFKKIYESEFGTAGGQPYAALVGDYEFSTHPDDISLLSKMSNVAAAGFCPFLSAASPKMFGFDSFTELSKPRDLEKIFDSAEYIQWRSFRDTEDSRFVTLAMPRVLARLPYGQSTKPVEAFNYEELPRSNDGRHIETDHDDYCWMNAAYALGTTLTKSFAENGWCTAIRGAEGGGKVEGLPSHIFVSDDGDTDQKCPTEIGITDRREAELSKLGFLPMCHYKNTDYAVFFGAQTTQRPKKFDDPDATANAAISARLPYIMATSRIAHFLKTMARDKIGSFMEPGEAEVWLNRWISNYVNGSEGASAEAKAQYPLREARVEVKEVPGQPGVYNAVVLMRPWLQMEELTASLRLVANIPKAG, encoded by the coding sequence ATGTCTAATAAAGAACAATTGGAAGGCTTGCAGGCAGAGGCCCAGATTGCTGAGCTGAGTTTTTTGGAGCAGGCAATCAGCGCGACAAAACAAACCTCTCGCGATGAAACCGAAGAATTACTCAGAACCTTAACCAGCGAAGCAATGAAAGGCACGGTTAAGTGGGACAAAAATTTATCGGTTACGATCAATGCAGCCATTAAAGCGATTGACGAGGCGATGTCCAAGCAATTGGCAGCAGTTATGCACAGCGAAAAATTCCAAAAATTGGAAGGATCATGGCGCGGGCTAAATTATTTGGTCAGTAATTCGGAAACCAGTACACAACTAAAAATCCGCATGCTCAATATCACTAAAAAAGAGTTGGGCAAGGACTTGGAAAAAGCTGTTGAATTTGATCAAAGTCAAATTTTCAAAAAAATCTATGAAAGCGAATTTGGGACTGCCGGTGGGCAGCCTTATGCGGCTTTAGTCGGTGACTACGAGTTTTCAACTCATCCGGATGACATTTCATTGTTATCTAAAATGTCTAATGTAGCGGCTGCCGGTTTTTGTCCCTTCTTATCGGCCGCTTCGCCAAAAATGTTCGGCTTTGACAGTTTTACCGAATTATCAAAACCGCGTGATCTCGAAAAAATCTTCGACTCTGCTGAATATATTCAGTGGCGCAGTTTCCGTGATACAGAAGATTCCCGTTTTGTTACCTTGGCGATGCCCCGTGTTTTGGCCCGTTTGCCTTATGGCCAATCAACCAAACCGGTAGAGGCGTTTAACTACGAAGAATTACCTAGAAGTAATGATGGCCGCCATATCGAAACAGATCATGATGATTACTGCTGGATGAATGCAGCCTATGCATTGGGTACAACCTTAACAAAATCCTTCGCAGAGAACGGCTGGTGTACCGCAATTCGCGGCGCTGAAGGTGGCGGTAAAGTTGAAGGTTTACCCAGCCATATATTCGTAAGTGACGATGGTGACACAGACCAGAAGTGCCCAACGGAAATCGGTATTACCGATCGCCGCGAGGCAGAGTTGAGCAAATTAGGCTTCTTGCCTATGTGCCATTATAAAAACACGGATTACGCGGTTTTCTTTGGTGCACAAACAACCCAGCGCCCCAAAAAGTTTGATGATCCCGATGCAACCGCAAATGCGGCAATTTCAGCAAGGTTGCCTTACATTATGGCAACGTCGCGTATCGCACATTTTCTCAAAACCATGGCACGCGACAAAATCGGTTCTTTTATGGAGCCGGGTGAAGCAGAAGTATGGTTGAATCGCTGGATTAGCAACTATGTGAATGGCAGCGAAGGTGCGAGTGCAGAAGCCAAAGCGCAATACCCATTACGCGAAGCTCGCGTGGAAGTAAAAGAAGTACCAGGACAGCCAGGCGTTTATAATGCCGTTGTACTGATGCGCCCATGGTTACAAATGGAAGAGCTAACTGCTTCGCTGCGTTTGGTAGCAAATATTCCAAAAGCAGGTTAA
- the tssJ gene encoding type VI secretion system lipoprotein TssJ, with translation MHHSLRLFSSLVISLSRVMALIALLGMSVFIAGCSSSKSRVGGVLNLDTDLKLMFETASDINPDENSRPSPVFVRFYQLKSATAFDKADFIDIYERDAEIFGGDIVSKQVLKPLLPDVGRTERFVLEPGTKIIALYAEFSQYPGSTYKVTFPVTENNIIKNKVTVKITDRTIALVKK, from the coding sequence ATGCACCACTCACTTAGGTTATTTAGTTCCCTTGTGATTAGCTTATCACGGGTGATGGCACTGATAGCTCTTTTAGGCATGTCTGTTTTTATAGCTGGATGTAGTTCGTCCAAAAGCCGGGTAGGGGGCGTGCTGAATCTTGATACCGATTTAAAACTGATGTTTGAGACAGCCTCTGATATTAACCCCGATGAAAACTCCCGTCCGTCACCGGTGTTTGTGCGCTTTTACCAACTAAAGTCTGCAACTGCTTTTGATAAAGCCGATTTTATTGATATTTATGAGCGAGATGCTGAGATTTTTGGCGGTGACATCGTGAGTAAACAGGTATTAAAACCACTACTGCCCGATGTTGGTCGCACAGAAAGGTTCGTACTTGAACCCGGCACAAAAATTATTGCTCTCTATGCAGAGTTTTCCCAATATCCAGGATCAACCTATAAGGTAACATTCCCGGTTACAGAAAATAATATTATTAAAAATAAAGTGACTGTAAAAATTACAGATAGAACTATTGCTTTAGTAAAAAAATAA
- the tssB gene encoding type VI secretion system contractile sheath small subunit, with protein MSDSIHDKLKRVRKPRVHITYDLETNGSIVEKEIPFVMGVMGDYSGDNTEGKKALKDRKFSQIDRDNFNDIMTKVNPQLRLKVENLLENDGSEMTANLDFKTMEDFEPHRIVEQLEPLKKLMDTRNKLRDLLTKADRSEDLEAILEDVLSNTNALSSLSNELGVDKKED; from the coding sequence ATGTCCGATAGCATCCACGATAAACTTAAACGCGTCAGAAAGCCCCGTGTTCATATCACATATGACCTCGAAACAAACGGCTCTATCGTAGAAAAGGAGATTCCTTTCGTGATGGGCGTGATGGGCGACTATTCAGGCGATAATACCGAAGGCAAAAAAGCGCTTAAAGATCGCAAATTTTCACAAATTGATCGCGATAACTTTAACGATATTATGACCAAGGTTAACCCTCAGTTACGACTAAAAGTGGAAAATCTTCTTGAAAATGATGGCAGTGAAATGACTGCCAATCTGGATTTTAAAACCATGGAAGATTTTGAACCACACCGAATTGTGGAGCAGCTTGAGCCGTTGAAAAAACTCATGGATACACGCAATAAACTCAGGGATCTGCTGACCAAAGCGGATCGTTCAGAAGATCTGGAAGCTATTCTTGAGGACGTGTTGAGTAATACCAACGCATTATCGTCGCTGTCCAATGAGCTTGGTGTAGACAAAAAAGAGGATTAA
- the icmH gene encoding type IVB secretion system protein IcmH/DotU gives MSTDDSDKTVFKQPMPGGDRTSMRPAPGARNVSSGIEPTPVQPRPQAAYNPSYVSGHSPIEPNTASFKAHYGLNPIVNAASTLIAVFAKTRSAVSHPDVSGLHQRLIGEIKTLEAELRDLGLKQEVQLSVRYLMCSVLDEAVLNTPWGTESAWAQRTLLSVFHGETSGGEKSFLILDRLRQSPSENLDVIELFYICLSLGFEGRYRLMNRGREALDQVRDELFSIIRRQRGDYERTLSPAWSGLGRTRNPLTEYIPLWVVVTFMAAILFFSYSGLRYWLYASSSPVADDIAELVSDEK, from the coding sequence ATGTCTACGGACGATTCAGATAAAACCGTTTTTAAACAACCCATGCCCGGCGGTGATCGCACATCCATGCGTCCTGCACCCGGAGCGAGAAATGTCAGTAGTGGCATAGAGCCAACTCCTGTGCAGCCTCGTCCCCAAGCTGCTTATAATCCATCTTATGTGAGCGGCCATTCTCCTATTGAGCCTAATACTGCCAGCTTTAAAGCACATTATGGTTTAAATCCTATCGTTAATGCCGCCTCTACATTAATTGCTGTATTTGCGAAAACCCGTAGCGCAGTAAGCCATCCGGATGTGAGTGGCTTACATCAACGCCTCATCGGTGAAATTAAAACACTGGAAGCTGAACTACGTGACTTGGGACTTAAGCAGGAAGTTCAGCTGTCTGTGCGTTATTTGATGTGTTCTGTACTGGACGAAGCAGTATTGAATACGCCTTGGGGTACCGAAAGTGCATGGGCACAACGCACTTTACTCAGCGTATTCCATGGAGAAACATCGGGCGGCGAAAAATCGTTTTTGATACTCGATCGCCTTCGTCAATCACCGTCAGAAAATCTTGATGTTATTGAGCTTTTTTATATTTGTCTAAGCCTTGGTTTTGAGGGGCGTTACAGGCTGATGAACCGTGGTCGAGAAGCACTTGATCAAGTGCGCGACGAATTATTTTCTATTATTCGTCGTCAGCGTGGTGACTATGAGCGAACACTTTCACCAGCGTGGAGCGGTTTGGGCCGCACGCGTAATCCATTAACAGAATATATCCCACTGTGGGTTGTAGTTACGTTTATGGCCGCCATTCTATTTTTCAGTTATTCCGGTTTGCGTTATTGGCTCTATGCCTCATCCAGCCCGGTTGCAGATGATATTGCCGAACTGGTCAGTGACGAAAAATAA
- the tssC gene encoding type VI secretion system contractile sheath large subunit codes for MNIDLLASVCVQKPCITSLSGFLDEADSFRALGYWLTHFESITADTTTNDIYCIINKAIAHIDHLINDQLNELIHHPALQKLEASWRGLWYLVAQADGNRNIKIRYLDITWSEVTKDIERALDVDQSQLFQKIYSEEYGTPGGEPYGVIIGDYEISHKRSSRHPLDDIATLNGLSQIAAAAFAPFIASTSSEFFGLDDFSTLGMPINLQSIFAQTEYIKWRALREKQDSRFLGLTLPRILMREPYRTSPGSYKGIFFYEKPRHENQSSSQLWGNAAYAFGGVLIREFASVGWFGHIRGVPRDQIGGGLLTNLPSVNFDTDDDNIACKPSVDVVITDTMERELSDLGLMPLCHCYDTPFCAFYSNQSVQQPRHRLSRADDINAKLSAMLQHVLCASRVAHYLKVMIRDKVGSFITAEECERFLTEWLFKYTTGREDLEWEEQARYPLRQAAVNVTEHPNKPGQYLCVIHLVPHYQLDQMVSELELVTELMQTS; via the coding sequence GTGAACATTGATTTGTTGGCGTCAGTGTGTGTGCAGAAACCTTGCATCACGTCTTTATCCGGGTTTCTTGATGAGGCTGATTCTTTCCGGGCACTCGGTTATTGGCTCACCCATTTCGAAAGCATAACCGCTGATACAACAACAAACGATATCTATTGCATTATCAATAAAGCGATTGCGCATATTGATCATCTGATTAACGATCAGCTTAACGAGCTCATTCACCATCCTGCGTTGCAAAAATTGGAAGCATCCTGGCGTGGCCTTTGGTATCTCGTGGCGCAGGCTGATGGTAATCGAAATATTAAGATACGTTATCTGGATATCACTTGGTCAGAAGTTACCAAAGACATAGAGCGTGCATTAGACGTTGATCAAAGCCAACTATTTCAAAAAATTTATAGCGAAGAATATGGCACACCCGGCGGTGAACCTTATGGCGTTATTATTGGTGACTATGAAATAAGCCACAAGCGATCATCAAGGCATCCCCTGGATGATATAGCAACTCTCAATGGCCTTAGCCAAATAGCCGCTGCCGCATTTGCTCCATTTATCGCTTCTACATCCAGTGAGTTTTTTGGTCTGGATGATTTTTCTACCTTAGGTATGCCAATAAATCTGCAGAGTATTTTTGCGCAAACAGAATATATTAAATGGCGAGCCCTGCGGGAGAAACAAGACAGTCGCTTTCTCGGTCTTACCTTACCGCGCATCTTAATGCGTGAGCCCTATCGCACATCGCCTGGCAGCTATAAAGGCATCTTCTTTTACGAAAAACCGAGGCATGAAAATCAATCTTCTAGCCAGCTATGGGGAAATGCCGCTTATGCTTTTGGCGGTGTACTTATTCGGGAATTTGCAAGCGTTGGTTGGTTTGGCCATATTCGCGGCGTGCCTCGTGATCAAATTGGTGGCGGACTTTTAACTAATCTGCCATCAGTTAATTTTGATACTGATGATGACAATATAGCGTGTAAGCCATCGGTTGATGTTGTGATTACTGACACTATGGAGCGTGAGTTGAGTGACCTTGGACTCATGCCATTGTGCCATTGTTATGATACGCCGTTCTGCGCATTCTACAGTAACCAGTCTGTTCAACAGCCGCGTCATCGCTTGTCGCGTGCAGACGATATAAATGCAAAGTTGTCAGCTATGTTGCAGCATGTATTGTGTGCTTCACGTGTAGCACACTATCTAAAAGTTATGATCCGCGACAAGGTCGGCTCTTTTATTACGGCCGAAGAATGTGAACGTTTTTTAACGGAATGGCTATTCAAATACACAACAGGGCGTGAAGATTTAGAATGGGAAGAACAAGCCCGTTATCCCCTTCGTCAAGCTGCCGTCAATGTCACTGAGCACCCCAACAAGCCGGGGCAGTATTTATGTGTTATTCATCTGGTGCCACATTACCAACTGGATCAAATGGTTTCTGAATTAGAGTTGGTGACTGAATTAATGCAAACAAGTTAA
- the tssK gene encoding type VI secretion system baseplate subunit TssK — MSLDSKVVWSEGMFLNPQHFQQQDRYIERYIDRKCIAYGSNAWGLQECEVDHQLLKLGKISLLKASGIFPDGTPFSFPTIDEPPPVIDVPTGLHNSIVYLAVPVRRPGAVDVLSKDNHQGLARYYPTELAIRDVTQEGGEDHTIDIAKLRLRLMLDTEDLSGYACIAVMRIAEARDDKNIMLDDQFLATSLDCRAAPKLTSFITELGGLLHHRGESIAGRLADARRGGTAEIADYMLLQLINRAEPYINHLASLRGLHPADLFAALLQLAGELATFVTKTKRPPEFPIYLHDNLQQTFTPVLSALREYLSMVYEQTAISLQLIEKKYGIRVSEITDRTLLKTASFVLAVRADMQEEMVRSRLPAQIKIGPVERIRELVNAAMPGIMLRPLPVAPRQIPFRSGYTYFELDRHSDFWKELNQSGGFALHLGGDFPGIEMEFWAIRQ; from the coding sequence ATGTCGTTAGATAGTAAGGTTGTATGGTCAGAGGGAATGTTTCTGAACCCCCAGCATTTTCAACAGCAAGATCGGTACATTGAGCGCTACATTGATCGCAAATGTATTGCTTACGGCAGTAATGCATGGGGCTTACAGGAATGTGAAGTAGATCATCAATTATTAAAGCTGGGAAAAATTTCTTTGCTCAAAGCAAGCGGGATATTTCCTGATGGAACACCTTTCAGTTTTCCCACAATAGATGAGCCACCTCCGGTTATTGATGTGCCGACCGGGTTACACAATAGCATTGTATATTTGGCGGTCCCTGTCAGAAGACCCGGTGCGGTCGATGTGCTATCCAAAGATAACCATCAAGGTTTAGCACGCTATTATCCAACAGAGCTAGCCATTCGCGATGTGACGCAAGAAGGTGGTGAAGATCATACTATCGATATTGCCAAACTACGCTTGCGCTTGATGCTGGATACTGAGGATTTAAGCGGATACGCCTGCATCGCTGTTATGCGAATTGCCGAAGCACGTGACGATAAAAATATAATGTTGGACGATCAGTTTCTAGCAACCAGTCTGGATTGTCGGGCCGCCCCCAAACTCACCAGCTTTATTACCGAGTTGGGTGGCTTATTACATCACCGGGGCGAATCTATTGCTGGACGCTTGGCTGATGCGCGCCGTGGAGGTACTGCAGAAATCGCAGACTATATGTTATTGCAGCTTATCAACCGCGCAGAACCTTATATTAATCACTTGGCTTCTTTGCGCGGTTTGCACCCTGCGGATTTATTTGCCGCTTTATTGCAGCTCGCAGGGGAATTGGCAACATTTGTTACCAAAACCAAAAGACCACCTGAGTTTCCCATCTATTTGCATGACAATTTACAGCAAACGTTTACGCCAGTGCTTTCGGCATTGCGTGAATACCTATCCATGGTTTATGAGCAAACAGCCATATCGTTACAGCTGATTGAGAAAAAATACGGCATTCGCGTTTCTGAAATTACGGATCGAACACTGTTAAAGACGGCCAGTTTTGTATTAGCGGTGCGTGCTGATATGCAGGAAGAGATGGTTCGTTCACGCCTGCCTGCACAAATTAAAATTGGCCCTGTAGAACGTATTAGAGAGCTTGTAAATGCGGCGATGCCCGGCATTATGCTGCGACCATTACCCGTTGCACCACGACAAATTCCATTTCGCTCAGGCTACACCTATTTTGAGTTAGACAGGCACAGTGATTTCTGGAAAGAACTTAATCAATCCGGTGGTTTTGCATTGCACTTGGGCGGTGATTTTCCCGGAATTGAAATGGAGTTTTGGGCTATTCGCCAATAA
- the tssA gene encoding type VI secretion system protein TssA gives MNLMASSPILDFSSLLAPITSEQPTGIDLRLDASPMSSYQTIKTARYAARDAEKNNLYKESNGEADEHWRKIISLAPGLLTRESKDLEVATWLTEALIRRNGFQGLRDAFSLIEGLIDNFWDTLYPLPDEEDGIETRISPLAGLNGSTNEGVLIAPIRRVPFTEGYAPGPFAYWQYQQAVELERITNEETRLGKAEKLGFTLADIESAVEETTQDFIVDQFDDIQDAMDCAKRVEQKLDQLCGSEYAPSMRAIISALEECRSALNHIAKHKLPIAIEPESVTEEASTSAHVNTVKPVATNTSNALLSRESAFKQLLDIAKFFRTTEPHSPVSYALEKAVKWGNMPLDELIVELIPDSSSRKHFSELTGVKTNED, from the coding sequence ATGAACTTAATGGCATCCTCGCCTATTTTAGATTTTTCCAGCCTGTTGGCACCCATCACAAGCGAGCAGCCTACGGGAATAGATCTGCGACTTGATGCATCGCCCATGTCGAGTTATCAGACAATAAAAACCGCACGCTATGCCGCTCGTGATGCTGAAAAAAATAATCTGTATAAAGAATCCAATGGCGAGGCAGACGAGCACTGGCGGAAAATTATTTCATTGGCTCCAGGGCTGTTGACGCGTGAAAGTAAGGATCTTGAAGTTGCCACCTGGTTAACTGAGGCCCTTATTCGCCGCAATGGTTTTCAAGGGTTGAGAGATGCATTTTCATTAATAGAAGGACTGATTGACAACTTCTGGGACACTCTCTATCCATTGCCTGACGAAGAGGATGGCATTGAGACGCGCATTTCTCCCCTTGCTGGACTCAATGGCAGTACCAATGAAGGCGTACTGATTGCACCTATCAGACGAGTACCTTTTACCGAAGGCTACGCGCCCGGTCCTTTTGCTTACTGGCAATACCAGCAAGCGGTTGAGTTGGAAAGAATTACCAACGAAGAGACGCGCCTTGGCAAAGCTGAAAAACTTGGTTTCACGCTTGCTGATATAGAGAGTGCTGTTGAAGAGACAACACAGGATTTTATTGTCGATCAATTTGATGACATACAAGATGCTATGGATTGCGCCAAAAGAGTAGAGCAGAAGCTCGACCAACTCTGTGGTTCAGAATATGCGCCCTCTATGCGCGCTATTATCAGCGCACTGGAAGAGTGTCGCTCCGCGCTCAATCATATCGCTAAACATAAACTTCCGATTGCTATCGAACCTGAATCTGTTACGGAAGAAGCCTCTACATCTGCACATGTAAATACTGTTAAACCTGTTGCTACCAATACATCAAATGCGCTTTTATCACGAGAGTCTGCATTTAAACAGTTATTGGATATTGCAAAATTTTTCCGAACCACTGAACCACACTCCCCTGTGTCCTACGCGCTTGAAAAAGCGGTAAAGTGGGGCAATATGCCGCTTGACGAATTGATTGTTGAGCTTATTCCTGACTCTTCGTCACGAAAACATTTCAGTGAGCTCACTGGTGTTAAGACTAATGAAGATTAA